In the Hydractinia symbiolongicarpus strain clone_291-10 chromosome 13, HSymV2.1, whole genome shotgun sequence genome, GAAACACAATTCttgagatcatttttcttttgtgttgaatgtaattccaATCTacttatatctttgcaatcacattgagcacattgaaatgatttgcttctggtaatagagaaGTATAGCAgatatcatttttaggtttaattgacatgtatagtgcccaggacttaattattaattcctgttaaaaatattgaagaatgttaaaattaaatgtatagataataattttctttttttatcttcgctactTTCGAGCAAAAGGTGGTCGCtgtaaatatcaaaaataaatataaaatacaattaataagagaCACGCAACTCTCCTCCACATtgccgccattcattttatcatgcacactgtgattgctgagatataaatgaataataaattatataaacattagaaaagaatgttccagacatcgctgttacagacaatccgtgataattgttatgttgtttatttttatggcaAAAagactaaatatatataaaaaacagagattttactttaggtttataacctgatGGCATGggtaattttatttgtttgtttaatcgcaggaagcaagagttattattggttgaaactaatgtctacaaataaaaagaaaacagcattgtcTGATTCAGTACTGTCTGCATTAGCCGAAGATCgcctttttaaattaattttaattcattattatttccgCAATTGGATACAAGGAAattaagactgagagagtcgctagttcaaACACTcagttctcgtgtttggggttcacgagctTAAActtcccccacttgtctccggcatgagaaaaaataatgacacaaaacacacgcacatgtttataaaatgattagggtaagtaaaaatacgctgaatttttttcttaacacgatGCGGGTTAAAGGTGCGGAtaagtaaaacacattgattgaaattttatgggGGTTATACGGAGGtgcgggctatctgatagcatctagtttataagtccctaaaaaagctgagctgcgggtTGTACGATGTGCAGGGtttataccggaaaatacggtacaagcttacccagaaattttattgcaaaccaagttgcagatTCCGAGTTATTGGGTCATTTATATAAGTATATTGAAATGTCATGCGGTACAACATTCGGTTGAGGGAAAACACAGACGTTTTATGATCTAACTCAAACTTATTTAAATTGAACTAAATCTAAACTAGCAAAAACTCTCCTAAACTACACAATATTTAATATCACAATATATAAGTTTTAAGTTAAAACAAAGATTCTACATAAAAATATAACCCCTATTTATAAACACGTTACTGCGTAAACTGCATGTTTCCCTTAAATTATAATGACTACCCTGAAAAATTTGGACCTGTAATTTGGTTCAAAAGATGTGGGAGATTAAATGTTGTACTTAGCTCCTCGACATAAAACTTGTATATATacgttttaaaaacatgattATCCTAAGGTTTGGAAATATTTCTATCAAACTATACATTTTTGAAAGGGTTAATTTGTATACATGTCAAAAATTTTAGGCAATATTTTAGAACTTTAACAATATTATTCCTAATTTAAGTTAAGCTTAAAACGTGGggaaaaataagaaaaccaACTAAATTTCACAGCCCACAATGATTAGGTCAATATATATGCCTGGAAACAGGAGTCCAGTTTGGAAATGTGAGAACTGTATTATTGGTCACGGAAAGTGATAAAGAATGCAATGTTTCTctgatgaaaaattttttgtgtgaGAAAGCGTACTACAACCACAATATTTTACAGACTAtataatatacatatatatatacataagaaATTGTCTTTTTCTACAATATTCTAAACTTAAGTCAAGATGAATGTGAAGGTGAATAGATACAAATACAGGGCATGCTATAAGCTtacttgatactttctaacagttcttgtatttctaaaccTGCTGTCATGGATTTtggcatcagtgatcacaatttagtttatgtgatcagaaaattcaaaaggtcaaaatttgaacctaaaactacagtactgtgaaaaggtttgttaacattgtggttcgtgtttatttcatgttacgcacgaaccacgatagcccacgatacgtatttttttaaaaacgtggACCTCACGATTATGTTTCATGGACTACACAaacgaaaattaaatattacatcgTGGCTTCCACGATGATAagttctattgtaaaacaacaaagactgtattagtttatcaattaaattaaaaaccgacggcaaaaaaataaattagcatttttttgttttaatttgttgttataAGGCTAGCTATATAAAAGATTTTAATCCTTTGTGAATTAAGCGCTGTTAAAAGGGTATTGAGTAAAactgtaaaattttaaatatttctttcaCAAATttatctctattttttttataaacgcaTCTCTGTtctaaataaatgttataaaaattgtttcattttagTGTTACTCATCGTCACAAGCATGGTATATACAATCAAGCGACTTTATTtcatgaatttaaattttaaggtcgaataaaaagtttttgtacGACTATACGTTCTTATAACAATACGGAAGTTTTTACGCAGAATATTCACTTCTTTTCCCATGGTTGCGcttcaaaaaatatgaaagtcaAGATACTTGTTCTCGCAGTTTTCAAACATATATACCTTATTGTCGCTAACGCTTTATTACTTGGTGAAACATGTCTAATATTATCTGGCGATTTCAgtttattatacattttttttaaaagagtgaggttagtattttttttacactttctttTTCCACGGTGGGGCTTCAACCCTGGGGGcgagttgatttttttaaagttttttataagagttttttGTAACCCTTTCTCAGCCTTaaattttcttctttgtttcaaaaaacatgttcacacttccctttgtcaacacggaatttggcaaaaaagtcttcccatttagagctgcaaaagtgtggaataatcttccagaccgagtgacctgtgatggaagtctgcttttgTTTAAGACTTctatctctaatgtatttggcaaattctaatggagatcactttttaacttttgttttttattctttttcttttcaatcttcacagattataaatgttactatgtttgattgaactgaagcagtctaaggtttatcatttttgtttcctttttgttctagtggcccccagtggaatcAATCCaataactataggtttttgtgattttctgggctagccactttaaatatttattattattattatttacgttAGTGCACTATAAAAATAAACGGCTCGCAAATCTgtaaaaaacttagattaagtAGTTTTGATAATGCAATTTTGTGATTAAATgtgatttttaatatattttattaagcCCTTTAAAAACCATAGCATAATTGTAATTGTGTGAAAAGCAGTAACAGTTGTAACAGTTTACACATGTTCGCATCAAAAAATTCAGTCAACTAATTATGTTAAGAGCAAAGTATAGGTATTTAGGTGATCATACAGCATTTGATTGTGTACACCTAGTGTAACTGTAAGATATCATTTATTCTGCTTTTAGTTTAAAATATGGGTAAAATAACTGAGTTTAATATCTTACTTGCCAGCAACAGACAAGTGTTTTATCCTGGTGAACGAATGGCAGGCTCTGTGGTGCTAAATCTTCATGAACCAATGGACATGAAAGGACTGTGCATTGAGTGTTATGGTAACAATTTGACTTAATACtataaattctgcttttttaaTGAATGTTTCAGTTATCATTTGAAGGCAAGAAGTAATTGAAGAGCTGCTTTTATAAGAGAGTGACGTGGACAAAAGGACGCATAATTTTATTGTATTTCACAAAACAAAGATTAAAATTCACTTTGCTACAAATCCAATAGGTATTTTAGTGCCACTGTTTTTTTGTTAGGCAGTGGCTATTGTCATTGGAGTGAAGAAACAGGCTCTGGTGAGAACAGACATAGAGTGGACTACCATGGCAATGAATCTCTGTTTACTTATAGTTCTTATTTATTTGGAAatggatttacaaaaataaaacatccaTGTGGAAGATTTGAGTATCAGTTTATGTTTACCTTACCAGCCATCTTACCAACTTCATTTGAAGGTTCTTTTGGCGGTATCAGATATGGATTAAAAGGTATGGGTGTGGGCAAACATGAGTGCTAAACCTTTTATTATAACTATTTCCAAAAGGGGCAATTTGTTGtattaaattgaaatataaaaaaaggaaactGAATTAAAACAGTTGTCCAATTGTCCAAAAAGTAACTCTGACCCATTACACAGCTTAATTTAGATGTATTATCGTTTTGTGCTCTAGCGCAAATTATCAGACCAtggaaatttaatgaaaaaatcATGCGGCCGATTATCATCAATGAACTTATCGATACAAACCAGCCAAATTATGCAACTGGACCAGGTGGAGAAGTACATAAAGAAGTTGGTTGTTTGTGTTGTGCATCAGGTCCACTGAACCTTAGTGGTATGTTTTTATAGGAGAAGGTTTGTGATTTTTATAGCAATgccagtttaaaaaaaacatataaaatgaggaacttgtttttatattactGGAAATTGTTTCTTTTGTAAACCATAACACTATCTATGTCATATAAAATTTGATTGTGTAAAAGCTTTAGACAGTTTATTCTTTCACTAGGTGGCTGCTGAAATAACCTTTATTATTTACCTGTTTCCAATATACTATATTACTTTTACCCCTCCCATATTAACATTATAGACTTTAATCAATAACAATATAGCGGTTTTATCACCACTGATTAAAAACTCGTTTCCATTTAACtgcattttttgttattgtgtAAAAAGATCACAAGCTTTTTGTTAGCAGTTGCACACTTAGGCAAAATCCCTAGTATTCTAAAGGTGCGCATTCGCTAACAAAAAAAGAGTTTGAACATTTTGTGCTATAGCTGGAAATGCTGTGAAATAAAAACAAGCCTTTATGATCTGCTTACTTTAAcctgtttaaaaatattattgtatgtatatttattttagcaaGCTTAGACCGAGCTGCATATTGTCCTGGTGAACACATATTGATCAATGCACAAGTTCAAAATCATACTAGTAGAAACATGACAGCGTTGAaagcaaagttagttcaaaatGTACAATATAATTCCACCACAAATACAAGATTCGATGTTCGAACCATTACTAAGCTTGCCGGTACGTTTGTCTGTAAAAGAAAAATGCTCACCCTTATGTTTATATCCATTGCTTTAGTGTATCTAGCCTGGCGATGGAATTATTTGCAAGGCTGGCACGCATCTTAAAAACTTATTGACCTTCCTATAGTTATAAAAAGTCACCCAAATGATCTTTTAATGTTGCGTAAAATTGGTTTAATGTTCTCTAATTTTCTCAATTGTGATGCGAAAAAAGACACAATAAACACTGTTCCTGGAAAGGGATATACTCTTGGAATTAGGATATTCTTGAAAATGGGATATATATACTCCTGGGAATGGGATATAATCTTGGAATGAGGATATTCTTGCAAAATGGCATGTACTCTTGAAAATGAAATATACTCCTGAAAAAATCTCTTTGAATGTTACTgaggaaaaaaaaacactttgatTTCTGAAATCTTTGATCTcttttattttgaaactttttcttgtttattttcaggTATTTTGACTTTTTCTTACATAAGATTGTGAGGTCTGTATacgtttcttttttaatggAATTTCTGTTTTGTCGAGTCAATGCTAGAAAAATCCTGGAGAACTTCTGAAAATCTCCAGGAATTCACATTGGGTTCCCTGTCATCTGTCTTGACTATTGCGCATTGGCTTTACCTGTTCTGCTCTAAAGGTCCAAAGAATAGTTGCAATATGCAATCACTAATTATACTGCTGCATTATACtgtggcgcgtggccttgtggttatggagttcgcttcgtaatcacaaagaccgtggttcggtccacagcgtgggcatgtttagcaagtgtctttaccacagctacgagtcaacccatgccatgtgagggaaaatgGGTAGGTAGTGCCGGTATATACTTAATGTGaacattccgaacacaggacccacattgataacagtgtttccaacactgaagtggctatatcctgtatgaatattcggaataatagtaataataataataataataataataataagcacCTCCAAGATTAACCTTGTTGAATTACCACAACTAAACATATTTTCAATTTAACATAGGCCCTTCTATACCGAAGAGGGAGTTTGCAAATTGGTCCAACGAGCCTTTCCCAATTCCAGCAACTTGTCCAACTATCTTGACTTCCAGAGTCATTAGGGTTTCGTATGATGTTGTTATTGAAGTTGAGGTGCCATTGGGGACCAATCTTAAGTTAACAGTACCTGTTACTTTGGGTACTGTTCCATTTCGAAGGACGTATGGACAGCCACCAGTGCGGCAACCAGTGGAAGCAGCAAGTAAGTTTTATTGATCTAGACAAATGCTTCGCACAGTGGCCATGCCTAAAGTTTTCTGAATTACCTAAAAAAAGAGACCCTGTTCAAATCTGTATGCTTTTAAAATACCGAGACTCCGTAAATGTCCTAAATAACCTACAATTTGCTCCTAAAACAGTAATTTTCCTACAATTTCTTATTATctgtttatttcaaaaaattgtgTATGTTAGGGAAGTCTTGATTATCAGTAACTCTTCATTCTCtgcaaaaagtttgtttaaatcGTGTTTTCTCGTGATTTTTTGACACCTAAAGCTCCTAAATTCTAAAGAACTAAAAGTGTAAGATTGTAAACCTGTAGCCACCGTTTTTAGGGGAATGACTCTACGTAAGTATTTTAGTTAGGCAGACATAAAGAAACGGCACTGTTCAAAATTTAAAGGAATAATCAAAAATTATCTTTCAACATTTCGCGCGTGTTAATTTCTACGAGAAATGTAGTGATGAGGTTGAGTGTCAAATTTTGTGAGATTGATGTAAGTTTTAAAGATAGAGTAATCCTAAAACAAAACGATAATGCTCTCTTTGAACAGTGTCGTCATGTATGCCAACGCAAAAAGAAGTCGTGTCAAGGACACGCGAAATATTTatgcataaataaaaaatgtgaatTTGAATTTGATATTTACATGGGCTAACGAC is a window encoding:
- the LOC130623971 gene encoding arrestin domain-containing protein 3-like — encoded protein: MGKITEFNILLASNRQVFYPGERMAGSVVLNLHEPMDMKGLCIECYGSGYCHWSEETGSGENRHRVDYHGNESLFTYSSYLFGNGFTKIKHPCGRFEYQFMFTLPAILPTSFEGSFGGIRYGLKAQIIRPWKFNEKIMRPIIINELIDTNQPNYATGPGGEVHKEVGCLCCASGPLNLSASLDRAAYCPGEHILINAQVQNHTSRNMTALKAKLVQNVQYNSTTNTRFDVRTITKLAGPSIPKREFANWSNEPFPIPATCPTILTSRVIRVSYDVVIEVEVPLGTNLKLTVPVTLGTVPFRRTYGQPPVRQPVEAASFVPSNFAPPPANILGYPDMAPPSYAPVAGEAAVNIADAQHTGDQHTGGQLTYTPVYTFAQPYQFPAGTGVPNPPPSSSQGPPPQIGFSHYPASSQPNTYPEQPYPEKPHVAPPYPQSLSTRPPYPENLPNEPPYPAN